The following coding sequences lie in one Miscanthus floridulus cultivar M001 chromosome 9, ASM1932011v1, whole genome shotgun sequence genomic window:
- the LOC136482398 gene encoding kinesin-like protein KIN-7L, which produces MEKISVAVRFRPPNPVDADSSPAGAGGVGDREWRIDDTRVSLLHRVAGPVPGASFAFDHVFDGAATNERIYGTLVRELIGAVVGGFNGTAFAYGQTSSGKTFTMNGSDADPGIIPRAVRDVFDTVRQADYREFLIRVSYMEIYNEEINDLLTIEGQKLRIHESLERGVYVAGLREEIVNSAEQVFELLQLGEANRHFGETNMNVRSSRSHTIFRMVIESSGKDQADCGDAIRVSVLNLVDLAGSERIMKTGAEGVRLNEGKYINKSLMILGNVIKKLSENGKQRGHIPYRDSKLTRILQPALGGNAKTSIICTAAPEEIHIEETRGTLQFASRAKCISNCAQVNEILTDAALLKRQKLEIEELRKKLQGSHSEGLEQVVLKLRNDMHKSELERDRLAMELEDERKLRMTLEQHLTEQQKKLEAISSDHFTDSIQLDALKTPDSKSVPDGFVACRSRYSQDVEFSPIPEDLDNIAHEDLWTCLNKGCVTDLDMLEMTPGLKREASFLQDTPSAVPLDEPTDTRCQRLEKECISDRQKLEESKARCSTLEKECDVLRDENLSLQQELSESKRQADSLLAEKQAQLDDLRAKCAALEKDLYTARQEAHRLATEKQELAGELGTERQKLDELKQDIRVISRGFLQREGQLTSLYTKSKAILENCKTSQVATLP; this is translated from the exons ATGGAGAAGATCTCCGTCGCCGTCCGCTTCCGCCCTCCCAACCCGGTGGACGCAGACTCCTCCCCGGCCGGCGCCGGCGGTGTCGGCGACCGCGAGTGGCGTATCGACGACACCCGCGTTTCCCTCCTCCACCGCGTCGCCGGTCCCGTACCTGGTGCCTCCTTCGCCTTCG ACCACGTGTTCGACGGTGCGGCGACCAACGAGCGGATCTACGGCACGCTCGTCCGGGAACTCATCGGCGCCGTCGTCGGCGGGTTCAACGGCACCGCCTTCGCCTACGGCCAGACCAGCAGCGGGAAGACGTTCACCATGAACGGCTCCGACGCCGACCCCGGCATCATTCCCCGCGCGGTCCGCGATGTCTTCGACACCGTGCGCCAG GCCGACTACCGCGAGTTCCTCATCCGGGTGTCCTACATGGAGATCTACAACGAGGAGATCAACGACCTCTTGACAATTGAGGGCCAAAAGCTGCGGATTCATGAGAGCTTAGAG CGTGGAGTCTATGTGGCCGGTTTGCGGGAGGAGATCGTGAACAGCGCAGAGCAAGTGTTTGAGCTGCTCCAGCTTGGAGAAG CGAACAGGCATTTTGGAGAGACCAACATGAATGTGCGGAGCAGTCGGTCACACACTATTTTCAGAATG GTAATTGAGAGCAGTGGTAAGGACCAGGCAGACTGTGGGGATGCTATCCGCGTATCTGTTTTG AATTTGGTGGACCTTGCTGGGTCTGAAAGAATCATGAAGACAGGGGCAGAAGGGGTACGTTTGAATGAGGGGAAGTATATTAACAAGAGCTTGATGATTCTTGGGAATGTCATCAAGAAGTTGAGTGAGAATGGAAAACAAAG AGGGCACATTCCCTATCGTGATAGTAAGTTGACACGCATTCTCCAACCTGCACTTGGAGGCAATGCAAAGACATCTATCATCTGCACTGCTGCTCCTGAAGAG ATTCACATTGAGGAAACTAGAGGAACTCTTCAGTTCGCAAGTAGAGCAAAATGTATAAGCAATTGTGCCCAAGTAAATGAG ATTCTAACTGATGCTGCTTTGCTGAAGAGGCAAAAGTTGGAAATAGAAGAACTTCGTAAAAAACTGCAG GGTTCCCATTCTGAAGGGTTGGAGCAGGTTGTACTAAAACTACGGAATGACATGCACAAG TCTGAACTTGAGCGTGATCGACTGGCTATGGAACTTGAAGACGAAAGAAAGTTACGAATGACTCTAGAACAACATTTGACTGAGCAACAGAAGAAGCTAGAGGCCATATCGTCAGACCACTTTACCGATTCAATCCAG CTGGATGCTCTGAAAACTCCAGATTCGAAGTCTGTACCAGATGGCTTTGTTGCCTGTCGCTCACGTTATTCACAAGATGTTGAGTTCAGCCCAATACCTGAAGATTTGGATAATATCGCTCACGAAGATCTATGGACATGTCTGAACAAAGGTTGCGTTACTGATCTTGACATGCTTGAGATGACACCTGGTCTCAAACGTGAGGCATCCTTTCTACAAGATACACCATCA GCTGTGCCATTGGATGAACCTACTGATACCAGATGCCAGAGGTTAGAAAAGGAGTGCATCTCTGATCGGCAAAAGCTTGAGGAATCAAAGGCAAGATGCTCCACTCTCGAGAAAGAGTGTGACGTGCTGAGGGACGAGAACTTGTCCCTGCAACAGGAGCTCTCCGAGTCCAAGCGGCAGGCTGACAGCCTCTTGGCCGAGAAGCAGGCGCAGCTGGATGACTTGAGGGCGAAGTGTGCAGCGCTCGAGAAGGATCTCTACACCGCCAGGCAGGAGGCCCACCGCCTCGCCACTGAGAAGCAGGAGCTGGCTGGGGAGCTGGGCACAGAGAGGCAGAAGTTGGATGAGCTGAAGCAGGATATCCGGGTGATCAGCCGCGGCTTCTTGCAGCGGGAAGGGCAGCTCACGTCGCTCTACACCAAGTCCAAGGCCATCCTGGAGAACTGCAAGACCTCCCAGGTAGCTACTCTGCCTTGA